The window GACATATGCAAAGGCCCTCAAGCTCAAGCTCATCGGGGATGGACTCGATGCTGAGCGCGTTCGGGCCGTGCGGGCAGCAGCGCCCGATGTCTGGATCGGTGTGGACGCCAACCAGGCGTTTGACCGCGCAGGCACGGAAGCCTTGATGCCGGTTCTGGTCGAGGAGAAGGTAAGCCTTCTGGAGCAACCCTGTGCGATCGGCGCTGATGACAGCCTGATCGGGCTGAACTCGCCCATCCCGCTGGCGGCAGACGAAAGCGCGCAGACCAGCGCCGACATCGCCCGGCTCGCGCCCATCTACGACATTATCAATATCAAACTCGACAAGTCCGGCGGTCTCACCGAAGGGCTGAAAATGGCGCATCTCGCGCGCGAGCACGGGATGGGTGTCATGGTCGGCAACATGGTCGGCACCTCGCTCTCGTGCGGCCCGGCGGCCATTGTCGGACAACTCTGCGATGTGGTGGACCTTGATGGTCCCTGGCATCTGTCGGCCGACCGGGACCCGGCGGCTGTTTACGAGAATGGCTATCTCTTGTGCCCGCCTCGCGGCTGGGGTCTGCCGGAAAGGAAAGCGGCCTGATGAGTGTTCTGTCCCTTCCGCGGCCCTATCTGCTGTTTCTGGGCGACGTGACCGACCTGTCCTACGCCAAGACGGCGGCGGGTCTGCGTGACTGGGTGCCAGACCAGTGCGTCGCCGAATGGGCGCTGCCGGGCAATCCGCTGCGTCTGGGCCTGCCCGTCATGAACCCGGCGGAGGCTGCGAGGGCGGGTGCGCGCGCGCTGGTAATCGGCGCAGCGACCATGGGCGGCGCCTTGCGTCCGGCCTGGGTGCCGGCCCTTCTGGAGGCCATGGAAGCCGGTCTCGACATCATTTCCGGCATGCACATGCCGCTGGCCAGCATTCCGGATCTTAAAAGCGCCGCCGAGCGGCTTGGACGCCAGCTCATTGATGTCCGGCGCCCGCCGGCTGACCTCCCGCTTGGCACGGGCCGCAAACGCACCGGCAAGCGGCTGCTGACCGTCGGTACCGATTGCGCGCTGGGCAAGAAATACACCGCTCTGGCCTTGGCCCAGGCGTTCACGCGCGCCGGAGCCAAGGCAACCTTCCGCGCCACCGGCCAGACCGGCATACTCATCGCGGGCGGCGGTGTACCGATGGACGCGGTGGTCAGCGATTTTCTGGCGGGTGCTGCCGAGGCTCTGTCTCCCGATGCGCCAGCCGACCACTGGGACATTGTCGAAGGGCAGGGTTCGCTCTTTCACCCCTCCTACGCAGGCGTTTCGCTGGGCCTCCTGCACGGCAGCCAGCCCGATGTGCTGGTGAT is drawn from Glycocaulis alkaliphilus and contains these coding sequences:
- a CDS encoding dipeptide epimerase, whose translation is MSVAKPLSLSVRIDPVRLKTPFRITGHVMDKVDLVVCTLARAGHQGRGEATGVYYHAETGASMLAQIEAVRGRIEAGITREALQTLLPAGGARNAVDCALWDLECAESGEAAWKRAGLPAPSNLLTTFTLGADSPEVMGARAAGLTYAKALKLKLIGDGLDAERVRAVRAAAPDVWIGVDANQAFDRAGTEALMPVLVEEKVSLLEQPCAIGADDSLIGLNSPIPLAADESAQTSADIARLAPIYDIINIKLDKSGGLTEGLKMAHLAREHGMGVMVGNMVGTSLSCGPAAIVGQLCDVVDLDGPWHLSADRDPAAVYENGYLLCPPRGWGLPERKAA
- a CDS encoding DUF1611 domain-containing protein, which codes for MSVLSLPRPYLLFLGDVTDLSYAKTAAGLRDWVPDQCVAEWALPGNPLRLGLPVMNPAEAARAGARALVIGAATMGGALRPAWVPALLEAMEAGLDIISGMHMPLASIPDLKSAAERLGRQLIDVRRPPADLPLGTGRKRTGKRLLTVGTDCALGKKYTALALAQAFTRAGAKATFRATGQTGILIAGGGVPMDAVVSDFLAGAAEALSPDAPADHWDIVEGQGSLFHPSYAGVSLGLLHGSQPDVLVICHEFGRKRIIGLDAHYPIPSIEEVIELNLMHARRVNPDVRVGGISLNTSKLSEDEARRAIETESRRTGLPCADPIRGGAAFDRLVEACLEPEAALAQ